Part of the Candidatus Moraniibacteriota bacterium genome is shown below.
TGACATCTACCTGTCCTTGTGGTGCACGAAGACCTGAGTCTTTCTCACACAAATCAATCACGACCACGACATCATCAGTCGCCCGCCCACCGGGTTTTGTGGTTATTTTGAAGCAAAAATCACCGTAGTACTGAATATTCATAGGAGACTGCCAAAAGAAACTCTCGAGAAACTTCTTTCTCGGTGCTTTCTTAGGGTATCATAGCAATTTCTCTTTGTCGAGATGGATTCTCCCTCATCGTTCACGTCGCTGTTGACGAAATGAGAAATATCTTTTAGAGTGGCTAGTACGGATACGAACCCCTCTCATTGGGTGGTTTTTCTTTCTTGGTATAACTCTACCGATATGGATCAGAAACTCATTGCATTCAATCTCTCCCAGCGTCGCACCGACCTCCCTCCAGTCCGGACCGGCGATGTCGTCCGCGTCACCCGCAAGATCAAAGAAGGCGCCAAAGAACGCCTCCAGGTCTTCGAAGGCATGATTATAGCCAAAAAAGGCGGTCAGAGTGCTTCACAGACCATCACTGTTCGCAAAGTCTCTTTCGGTATCGGAGTGGAAATCATTTTCCCGCTCAATTCCCAGCAAGTAGAGAAAATCGACTTCGTAAAGCGCACCAAAGCCGGTCGTTCAAAGATTTACTATGTCCGCCACAAGTCTGCCAAGGTATTGAGTCGCAAACTCAAAGAAATCCCCGCCAAAGACATTATCATCGAGAAGCCTGTCAAGAAAGTCGCCAACAAAGCAAAGAAGACCGCTCCCAAAACAGCAGAAACCGCAGCAGAAGAAAAGATTTCAGCCAAAGAGTAGAGTAGCAAGAGAAAGCCCTCAATAGAAACGTGTTATCAAAAATGACACGGAAAATGAAAAGAAAACGGGGATATGGTGGAATTGGTATACACACACGTTTGAGGGGCGTGGCCCTTGTGGCATGAGGGTTCGAGTCCCTCTATCCCCACCAATCAGAAAAGCCGAGGGATTTCCCCTTGGCTTTTTCTTTATTTCTGCTATTCTTCTACCCAGAAAGCGGACGATTAGCTCAGTTGGTTAGAGCGCCTCGTTTACACCGAGGAGGCCGCTGGTTCGAGTCCAGCATCGTCCACCACATTTGATTGGTGATAATTTCTCTGCTACAGTGTGGAAGTCAGGGAGAGTATTCCCTGTTTTCCGTTGTTCCTTTTGCCGAGGTAGCTCAGTGGTAGAGCAGAAGACTGAAAATCTTCGTGTCGGGAGTTCGATTCTCCCCCTCGGCACAGTAGAAGTTTGAGGTATCAAAACAGAAGAATGAAAATCTTCGTGTTGGGAGTTCCCCGCCTACCGGCAGGCAGGGATTCTCCCTCTCGGCACCATTCACTTCATCCAGGGACCGTAGCTCAGCGGTAGAGCAGGGGACTCATAATCTCTTGGTCGCTGGTTCGAATCCAGCCGGTCCCACGTTAGTATCCTATCTCGAAAGCTTTACTCAACAGAGAATTGATTTTCACCCCTCTAGCCCTCGAAGGAATTGCAAAAAACTGATATTTCCGATAAGATAAGGGCGATTTGAACAATTCAAAGAATTCCAGTCTCTCAGAAGAGTTCACAACACGCGGGTATCGTATAGCGGCTATTATGTAACCTTGCCAAGGTTAAGATACGGGTTCGACTCCCGTTACCCGCTCACAAGAAGTAACGCCGTCCCATTTGGGGCGGTTTTGCTTTTTCGCGGTAAAGAGGAGTCGAACTGGAAAGGGGTCGGGGAAACATTTGTTTTCCAGTCTGGAATAACAGAGTCTTCGAGGATTAGAGGGCGGAACGGAACCGCCAATTGGCGGTGAGCAGTTCGATCTTCCCCTTACCCGCTCACTAAACAAAAAATCACTCCGGCTGGAGTAATTTTTTAGCTGGAAAGATTTTGATTAATGCAATATTTTCTTAAAATTTCATATATAGCTCCCAATACTTGTTCTCTAACGGCGGGGTCGCTTGCTGCTATCCATTTAGCAAAATTATAAAGTTGCTGGTTATCAATCTTTAACCACTTCCCATTTTTATGAAGAAAATACAATAACGCCATGATGGCTATACGTTTGTTTCCATTTTGGAAGGGGTGGTCTTTGATTATAAGATAAAACAAAATCGATCCTTTTCTATAAACTCTTGGATAGAGTTGCTTTTTATCAAAAGTTTGTCTAGGAGCGGCCAAACAAGCCTCGAGCTTATTTGGATATCTGCTTTGAAAATCAGGGATAGGCTCGTTCCAAGACATTAACTCTTTGGCAAGTGTATGGGCTACATATTCGATTTCAGAAACTGAGAGGTACTTCATAGTTATTCCTTACCAAGCAACTTGAATGTTTCACCGTATTCTTCAATAGCTTGCTTGACGGCTTGTTCGATTGTTCGTTTATCTTTTTCGTTGAGGTTTCCTATTAAATCACCATAACGGATAAGGTAATTTCTACCAATTTTTCTAGCAAGAATAGTCCCCCTCTTAATTCTTTGAAACACAGCAAAACGGCTGATAGCGAGAATTTCAGCTACCTGTGTCGTCGAGAGGAGGTCGTCATGTTGATAGTTTTTCATACTCATGTATATGATGTTAACATATGTGTATATATAAGTCAATATGTCACATATGTTATATGTACTATAAATTATGTTACATGTAAATTTTTCCGTTTAGATTCAGTTCTTACCGTAGCCACTACCCAGCTCCAAAATAAAACAAGCGTCCAATCAGGCGCTTGTTTTATTTCTTGGGTTGGCAGTGAGACAAAGACTCCCATTTGCTCGTCCAAAGCGTAAGCGAAGGATGGTTGCCCGCTCCCGAAAAACCAGACTTACTAAAGCCTCTTTTATAATATCCAGGAATTTAGTTGGAACTGAAAGACCCCTAAGGAACAAAGCCTCTATTTACAAATCCAGCCTTAACCGCACATACAGCTCCCGCTCAGCTAAAAACAAGATTCCTCCCTCAATTCTATTCAGAGTCGCACAGTCGAGTCAATTGACGAGATATTTTCTGAGAATTTCATATGGGGAGATATTTTTCCCACAAAAAAGCTGTGGTACAATAAAGGCATACAATAGCAATACTTTATAAATATTCCTATGAACGATCCTGCGCCAGAAATGTCGGCCGAGCGACGAAAAGTCTGTCTTATTGATGACGAGGAGGCTATTCGCGAGGTATACACCGTCGCCCTTACTGCTGAGGGATTTGACGTTGTGTCAGCGGAAAACGGCGAAACAGGACTCGATCTCATACGCGCCGAACACCCAGATATCATTCTGCTCGACCTGCAAATGCCCCTCATGGACGGGTTCGACGTACTCAAAACACTCGCAACAGACAAAGATATCGCCAAAATCCCCGTCATTATCCTGAGCAATACCGACAATGAAGACGCCTTCAGAAAAGCTGGAACCTTCAATACACGATTCTTCCTCATAAAATCCCTCACGACTCCCAAAAAGGTTGTCGGCGCCGTACGAGAAGTCTTCACCAGCTAAGACTCGCAGGTCTCACATCCACAAAGAGCGATATCCTCCCATTGCCTCGCTGCAATGGGTATTTTTGTCGAAAATATCCAGCAGTGAAACACACTTTGTGGAAAAAATAGCGAGAAAGAAAGCTTTAGCCACCAACAAAATTCCGCTCAAAACCATTGACATCTATCACAATATATGCTAATATAGGCAGTCGAGTCCACAGGGGCGAGACACCGGATATATGGCTTTAGTGAGGGATTGTTCTTCGAAAATTACGAATCCGGGTTAACTAGTAAAGGAACTTTATGCGGTATTTTGGTACCCTTGCCTTCCTTGCGATTCTCTCTCTCGGTATCACGAGCGAGGCGCAAGCGGCAATCGAGACCAATACCAATACGAAAACAACCCCTGAAACCAAAGAAAATATCACCAAATCCCAGACATTCACGTGGAGTGCTATTCTCGAGCAGTCCATTGCAGAAGAAACTGCCACGTCGAATGACCCGAGAGATCATTCTCTCATTTCATGGAAAGCCAAACAGGCACATTTGTGGAATGCGCTTCCGGACGGAAAGTTCACTATCAATGCCTCTGCCTATACGGCAGCCGCTGATGAATGTGGGAAGTCCGACGGCATCACCGCTTCCGGCGTGAAGGTGCAGGAGAATCGCACCCTCGCTTGCCCACCATCATATCCCTTTGGTGCCAAAGTTGCTATCGAAGGCTATGGCATCTACACCTGTGAAGACCGTGGTGGCGCAATCAAAAACAATCACTTCGACATCTATATGGAAACCAAAACCCAAGCATTTGCCTTCGGTCGAAAAAATCTCACGGCCGAAATCATCCAATAAAATATTCCGGATGCAAAGCACTCCCACTCTTTGGGAGTGCTTTTGTATTCTTCTCGTTGACGCTTCATCTGGTATTTGATAGGCTTCGAGCATGGTCGGATGCCCGAGTGGTCAGGGAGAGGTCTGCAAAACCTTGCACAGGAGTTCGATTCTCCTTCCGACCTCCAAATATGCACGAGGAAAATCCATCGGGCGAGTGGCGGAATTGGTAGACGCGGCGGACTTAAAATTCGCTGTCCCTCACCGGACTTGAGGGTTCGAGTCCCTCCTTGCCCACAGAAAAATATTACTTGAAGATTTCAAAGTCAAATCGGTTCTTTACACTTCCATTGAAAATCCATCCAACGGCAAGAAGGAGTACCTCATGAGTACCAAAACCCTGCATTTTCTTGATGTCCCGAAGCTTATTCAAGATACAACAACGGAGTATGCCAAAGCAAAGGAAAAGAGTATAGAAGAAGTTCGGGAAATAGTAGAGAGCTACATCAACTCTTTCCTAAATATACCTATAGGTGCTAAAAGAGAATATCCACTTCTTGGACCCGGAAGAGGTAACATCATAAGAATTGATGAAAACACCTATCACATACACCCATTTCATAGGGTGAGGAAGTAACAAGGAAATATCCTTTAAACTCTTTCTATCGTTTACGCAAACAAGGAACCCTAGGGTTCCTTTCTTATAGCAATTAACAACCACCGACTTCCCTGACAATACGCGCATCTTCCCTGGGAACGAGCTTATAAGTACATACAGCAATTCAATCCTGCCCCACCAACTCAAGATTAAAAGAACACTTGCAAGGATTCTTTTGCTCGTAAAATAGAGAGAAAAATGACTCACTACCTCTTAAAACGGAAGACCAAGAAGTCTTCCGTTTTTTCCATTTTCTCATTCAAGAAATCACATTCAATTCCCTTTCTTCAACATTTCCAATACTTTCGGTATCTTTGCGAAATCTTTCATGAGCGTTTCGCGCATACTACCGTTGTAGAGGGCGGCGGCGGGGTGATAGAGAGCGAAGAAGACATAGGTTCCAAGCTCTGGCACCGTACAACGAAACGCTTTGCCATGTTCGACGGAAATGCGCTTTCCCGGCACAAACCGCTCAAGAGCGTGCCGACCAAGAAGTATGATAATTTCCGGATCAATAAGCTCCACCTGCGCCCGAAGCCACGACCAACAAGCCGCCACCTCCTCAGGAAGCGGGTCGCGATTGTTTGGCGGGCGATATTTAACGACATTA
Proteins encoded:
- a CDS encoding type II toxin-antitoxin system death-on-curing family toxin, with protein sequence MKYLSVSEIEYVAHTLAKELMSWNEPIPDFQSRYPNKLEACLAAPRQTFDKKQLYPRVYRKGSILFYLIIKDHPFQNGNKRIAIMALLYFLHKNGKWLKIDNQQLYNFAKWIAASDPAVREQVLGAIYEILRKYCINQNLSS
- a CDS encoding uracil-DNA glycosylase, encoding MAAACTCELKNTARNVVPGIGNADARLLFVGEAPGKKEDEIGEPFVGAAGKFLNEMLASIRLNRDDIYITNVVKYRPPNNRDPLPEEVAACWSWLRAQVELIDPEIIILLGRHALERFVPGKRISVEHGKAFRCTVPELGTYVFFALYHPAAALYNGSMRETLMKDFAKIPKVLEMLKKGN
- a CDS encoding helix-turn-helix domain-containing protein is translated as MKNYQHDDLLSTTQVAEILAISRFAVFQRIKRGTILARKIGRNYLIRYGDLIGNLNEKDKRTIEQAVKQAIEEYGETFKLLGKE
- the rplS gene encoding 50S ribosomal protein L19, which translates into the protein MDQKLIAFNLSQRRTDLPPVRTGDVVRVTRKIKEGAKERLQVFEGMIIAKKGGQSASQTITVRKVSFGIGVEIIFPLNSQQVEKIDFVKRTKAGRSKIYYVRHKSAKVLSRKLKEIPAKDIIIEKPVKKVANKAKKTAPKTAETAAEEKISAKE
- a CDS encoding response regulator, which codes for MNDPAPEMSAERRKVCLIDDEEAIREVYTVALTAEGFDVVSAENGETGLDLIRAEHPDIILLDLQMPLMDGFDVLKTLATDKDIAKIPVIILSNTDNEDAFRKAGTFNTRFFLIKSLTTPKKVVGAVREVFTS
- a CDS encoding 3D domain-containing protein; translated protein: MRYFGTLAFLAILSLGITSEAQAAIETNTNTKTTPETKENITKSQTFTWSAILEQSIAEETATSNDPRDHSLISWKAKQAHLWNALPDGKFTINASAYTAAADECGKSDGITASGVKVQENRTLACPPSYPFGAKVAIEGYGIYTCEDRGGAIKNNHFDIYMETKTQAFAFGRKNLTAEIIQ